One Glycine soja cultivar W05 chromosome 2, ASM419377v2, whole genome shotgun sequence genomic region harbors:
- the LOC114388204 gene encoding uncharacterized protein LOC114388204 yields the protein MEDVITEAAPPSRFLEEDLNIFTPPSPPLPKPFLIFPHNKQTLKPSLLIIALSPSSLALFNQTLTLTLTPLASLILPELPLSLPDHNVSILPLSPDTLLAPVPFPVPSHRAHAVARALLSIRPDSVLVLDSLDPTNFRGKLSSDDAVAFKLETSAEMKRAHDEKLLGEELDYYPSGSVVDGLGAAILARCQLMNIRASLCVSWPRFDKSVVALIKGLLGRRVLPGFEFGLSDDEVLKIGRSRDRVVHSELYI from the coding sequence ATGGAAGACGTGATAACAGAAGCAGCACCCCCATCAAGGTTCCTGGAAGAAGACCTAAACATCTTCACACCCCCATCCCCACCTCTCCCCAAACCTTTCCTCATCTTCCCACACAATAAACAAACCCTCAAACCCTCTCTTCTCATCATCGCCCTCTCCCCCTCCTCCCTCGCTCTCTTCAaccaaaccctaaccctaaccctaaccccacTCGCCTCCCTCATTCTCCCGGAACTCCCCCTCTCCCTCCCTGACCACAACGTTTCCATCCTCCCCCTCTCCCCGGACACCCTCCTCGCCCCCGTGCCTTTCCCCGTCCCCTCCCACCGCGCCCACGCCGTCGCCCGCGCCCTCCTCTCTATCCGGCCCGACTCCGTACTCGTCCTCGACTCCCTCGACCCCACCAACTTCCGCGGGAAGCTCTCCTCCGACGACGCCGTCGCGTTCAAGCTCGAGACCTCCGCCGAGATGAAAAGGGCTCACGATGAGAAGCTCTTGGGGGAGGAATTGGATTACTACCCTTCCGGGAGCGTTGTGGACGGGCTGGGCGCCGCGATTCTCGCACGGTGCCAGCTGATGAACATCAGGGCGAGTCTCTGTGTCTCGTGGCCTCGGTTCGATAAGTCGGTGGTGGCGTTGATTAAGGGATTGCTTGGACGCCGCGTGCTACCGGGGTTCGAGTTTGGGTTGAGTGACGACGAGGTTTTGAAAATTGGGAGGAGTAGGGATAGGGTTGTGCATTCTGAGTTGTATATTTGA